TGCCGGTTTCTTCCCCAGACCCGTCATTTACGCCGGTTTCACCGCCGCTGGTTTCGTCTTCACCAGTGCCGGTTGAGCCGTTGGTGTCGTCAGAACCGGAACCAGTCTCGCTAGCAGCTTCGTCGTCCGAACCAGTTTCTTCACCGTTCGTCGCGCCATTACCAGTGCTGTCATCCCCCGAGGACCCACCGATATTGTCGCTGTCGGAACCGCCCGAAACGTCGCCATCGCTGCCGGTATCTGTTGAACCGTTGCCGGTTTCGCCTGAACCTGTTTCACCGGAGGTTTCATCGCCGGAATTACCCGACGTATCGCCGGATGTATCCCCCGATCCATCCGTGTTGCCGGTTTCACCCTCACTGGCGGCACCGGTGGCATCATCCCCCGATGCGCCGTCAGAGGCCCCATCATTCGCGGCCGTTTCGTCAGATGCAGAGGTTTCGGTATTGTTGGTAATTTCACCCTGGCCAGAGCGCACATCGACAACAACGCCACCAGTCGCATCGCTGTAATCGAGCGTATTGTTGCCATCACCACCAATGATCTGGTCATTGCCGCCGCCGGGCGAGAAGGTATCATCACCGCCCGCGCCATAGAGGATATTGTCGTTGGCATCGCCGCGCAGAATGTCGGAACCGTTGGAACCGGCAACATTGCTGATATTGGAAAACGAAACCGTATCGCGACCGTTGGAGCTGCTGGCCGTGCCAGATGCCATATCGACATTCACACCATCAACCTGCCCCCAATAGGACAGGCTGTCATTGCCTGCGCCACCATCGACCACGTCATTGCCACCGCCACCGCTGATGGCATCATCGCCCGACGTTCCGGCGATCACGTCATCACCAGCGCTGCCTTCGATATAGTTGATCGAAGACAGATCCGGCAGATTGATCGAGCTGCCATCGGCAAGGCCGACAATGCTGCCCGCATCGGTAATCGAAACAGCCTGCAGATCAGCAACGCTGAAGTTCTGCAGCACCAGCACATCGCCATTGCCAAAATCGATCACGACATTGTCGCCATCCTGGCGGGCAAGACTGATCAGATCCAGTGTGGAGGCAACATCGTTACCGGCAAAGGAAAGGGAATCCTGGGTGGGGTCAAAATCGGTAATCGTGGTCTGGCCGAAACCCTGCTGCAGCACGAACAGGTCACGCCCCTGCCCGCCCGTCAGATGGTCACTGCCTTCGCCGGCCACCAGCGTATCGTTGCCAGCACCGCCATTAAGGCTGCCGGTATTGCCATCGGCGATCAGCACATCGTTATAGGCGCTGCCAATGACATTCTGGATATTGGTGAAAACCTGGGTCGCGATGGATTGGGGAACCTGTGCCGGTGTCGCACCGGCATTTTTTGACGCGCCAGAATCAGTTTCACCCGCACCGGAAGAGCTATTTTCCGTACGGGTATCAAGAACATCTTCCAAACCGGGATCAGTGAATCCCGAGCCATCATCCTGATTGGCTGCCGCTGTCAATTTCGTATCTCCCTACATGGGACCAACCGGCACCCCTGCCGGAAAATATTCACAACTTCCCATATACGACAGTATATTTCAGCAGCCCTTGCGCGGCAACAGCTTAAACGCCGGAAAACCGCATGTTTTAGCCTTTTTCACCCCACGTCCCGGTGATCGCGCATTTGCACAAAAGAATTGTCAGATTGTGTCAGAATCCAGCATCCGCGCGGCCCATTTTCAGGCCAAAAATCTGCGACTCGGGCTATTCTTCGCGGAAGGCGCGCTGGAAACTATCCGTGATCGGTTCAAACAGATAAGCCAGAATTGTGCGCGCACCTGTTACTATTTCAAGTTGCGCTGCCATACCAGGCGAAAGGATCATGCCTTCATGTTCCGCCAGGCTTTCGGCATCAATTTCCACCATCGCACGGAAATAGGGGCGACCATCCCCGTCGGTCAGACGGTCTGGTGACACATCCACGACCTCGCCCTTAACCGGTGCAAACCAGCGCTGGCTAAAGGCCGTCACACGGATATTCACCAGCAGCCCCGGCGAGACCACATCGATATCGTTGGGTGAAATGCGCCCCTCAATCACCAGCTGGTCGTCGTGGGGGACAATTTCCAGAATGGGTGCACCGGGCGGAATAACCCCGCCAACGGTTGTAAATTTCAGGTCTGTCACTGTGCCTTCCGACGGCGCAATGATCTTTGATCGCGCCAGCACATCCTCGGCCGAACGCAACCTTTCTGTCAGGTCGGAAAGGTCCGCCTGCACATCGCGCAACTCGGTATTGACGGTTTCAAGGTGATCACGCTTCAACTGCGCCTGACTGGCGCGAACCTGTTGAATTTGCTGTTCAATCCGTGAAATATCCGCCGAATAGCGACCAATATTTCCCAGATTGTCCACCAGACGGCTTTCAAGCTGCAATAAGCGTGTGCGGCGCGCATAGCCCTTTTCCACCATCGGTTTAACCATCGCCAGTTCTTCCTTGACGATGCCAACCTGCTGCTGGGAGGCAATTTTCTGTTCTGTCGTGGCGGAAATCTCGTTGCGCAGCTCCTTTATGCGCTCATCATAAAGCTGCAATTCCCCGCGAAAGGCATTGGTGCGGCTTTCAAACAGGTCCTGTTGGGCCACCACCAGATCCTTGTGTTGAGACGGGTTCAAATCAGCCGGCCACGCCACATGGTCCAGCCCCTGACGTTCTGCATTCAGCCGCGCCTGGGTTGCAAGCGCGTTCAAATGGCGCTTATAAAGCAAATCATAACTGGCGCGCGCACGGGTATCATCAAGCTCGATCAGGGTTTGCCCCGCCACCACCCGGGCACCATTGCGCACCAGTATTTTGCGAATAATGCCACCTTCAAGATGCTGCACCGTTTGCCGACCGGAGAAAGGCGCAACCACCCCACTGGCAATCGCAGCCGAGTTGATGCGTGCCGTTGCCGCCCACAAAAAGACCGATCCAAACCCCAAAATCAGGATCAAAAGCCCGATACGAACCAGCGGCTTTACATCGGTATCCAGGGTTCGTACCGACGGCAGCTCAACACCATTCATCGGGTGCCTCCCTGCCGGCGCCCGGCGGAGCCTTCAACCACACGCAATTGCGGGCGGCCATCAGCACCGGTTTTTACGCGCGGCTGGCGGCTCTGGCTTTGAGATTGGGATTGAGATTGAGCAGCGGGTTGAGAGCGCACTTGCCCCTGTGCCGCCACACCTTGCCCTGCTTCCTGCTGGCGGGCAACTTCACGGGCGGTTTTCTCGCGGCTCAGGCGGGCTTTTTGCTGTTTACGGGCGGCAAGCTTCTGAGCTTCGGCCTGTTTGCGGCGCGCCACATCACGCGGGCCTTCGCCACGATCAAGCCCCGCATCAGCGCGGCTGGGCGGTGCAATGGGCCGCATCACCTTCATCGTGCCACTTGCCGTGCTGCGCATTTCCTGTTTTTGCCCGGCGGCAGCTTGCGCACCTGTCGCTTTGCGACGGGTGCCATCCTGGTTCATACCGGCATCAGGGTTGCGACGGCGCACCAATTCGGGGTTCGGCACCGCCATTTTTTGCGGTGTAATGCGCATTTGCCCATCGGTTGCCATGCCAGCGTCGCCTTCGCGCATGGCGGCAGGTATGGGTGGGGCAGCAGGCGTTGGCAAGGCATCATTGCCACGGGGCCGTGGGGCACCGGGCATGGCGGGCATTGCCGATTGCATGCCTCCCGCATTCACCGGCACCACCCGTATCTGCCCACCCGAAAGCGCAATAATAGCATCCGCGCGCTTTAACACTTCACGTTCATGGCTAACGATAAAGGCCGTAATGCCAGCCCGGCGAACAATATCGATCAGGTTGGTGACATATTCCATCCGCCCTTCATCAAGGGCGGTTGTCGGCTCATCAAGCAGCAACAGGCGCGGCTTGCCATAAAGGGCCGCGGCAAGGGCGATCAACTGGCGCTGCCCGCCCGAAAGGTTGGTCCCCCCCCGATCAAGCTTGGTATCGTAACCATCGGGCAGATCAAGAATGAATTTATGCGCCCCGGCCAGTTCGGCCGCCTGCACAATTTCGCGCGGATCGGCCGATCCCAGCCGGGCAATATTTTCAGCAATGCTACCGGGAAACAGAAACGGGTTTTGCGCCAGATAGCCAATTTGCGGGCCGATCTGGGCACGATCAAGTTTCGAGGCTTCGATATCATCAAGCTTGACCGAACCTGAAGCCGGTGACCAGATGCCCATCAGCAATTTCAAAAGGGCGGTTTTGCCCACGCCGTTAAACCCGGCAACACTGACAACCTGGCCCGCACCCACCTTGAATGAAAAACCCTTGAACAGCACATTGCGGCTGCCGGGCGGGGCAAAGACCAGGCGGTCAACCGAAACAGCCATGCCCTTTGCCCTGGCAGGCGGGGCGGGCAGGCGCGGTTTGCGCTCCAGCAAAATACGATTGAGCCGCTCAAACGAATTGCGGGCAGACGTCCAGGACCGCCAGGCAGCCACTGCCCCATCAAACGGGGCCAGGCCGCGCATACCCAAAATCATCGACGCCACCATGATACCAATCGTGATGCTTTCGCTTAGCACCAGATAGGCACCAGTGCCAATGAAGCACACCTGCATGGAAAGGCGGATGAAATGCGACAGGGTGGTTGATGTGCCAACGCGACGGCTGGTTTGCCCTTCCCAATACAGGGCGTCGGACTGGTCCGCCTGCCAGCGCGCTCGCGCTGCCGGCGTCATGCCCATGGCTTCCATCGCCTCGGCATTGCGGACATAGGTTTCTTCCTGGGCAATGCCCCGGTTTTGCGACTGCTCGGAACGATCCACCGAAATGCGGCCTGCAGCCTCGTTGGCAACGGCGATCAAAATCAGGATCACCGCCCCCCCCAGCGCAACCATGCCCAGGCGGATATCAAAAATGAAAACCACGCCGATATAAACCGGTGCCCACATGAAATCGATCAGGGCAAAGGGGCCAGACCCGGTTAAAAACCCGCGCAGACCA
The window above is part of the Thalassospira marina genome. Proteins encoded here:
- a CDS encoding HlyD family type I secretion periplasmic adaptor subunit, which encodes MNGVELPSVRTLDTDVKPLVRIGLLILILGFGSVFLWAATARINSAAIASGVVAPFSGRQTVQHLEGGIIRKILVRNGARVVAGQTLIELDDTRARASYDLLYKRHLNALATQARLNAERQGLDHVAWPADLNPSQHKDLVVAQQDLFESRTNAFRGELQLYDERIKELRNEISATTEQKIASQQQVGIVKEELAMVKPMVEKGYARRTRLLQLESRLVDNLGNIGRYSADISRIEQQIQQVRASQAQLKRDHLETVNTELRDVQADLSDLTERLRSAEDVLARSKIIAPSEGTVTDLKFTTVGGVIPPGAPILEIVPHDDQLVIEGRISPNDIDVVSPGLLVNIRVTAFSQRWFAPVKGEVVDVSPDRLTDGDGRPYFRAMVEIDAESLAEHEGMILSPGMAAQLEIVTGARTILAYLFEPITDSFQRAFREE
- a CDS encoding type I secretion system permease/ATPase — protein: MALPKKARTGIITGRNREGDRTPLERMFWRSIGIVGGFSMVINLLNMVIPIYSMQVFDRVLSSRSFDTLFLLTLGIAIVLVFIAAMEQLRSRVLIRVGTGLDLGLGGDLFAHVVEQASRGMPNRQRPLRDLYGLRGFLTGSGPFALIDFMWAPVYIGVVFIFDIRLGMVALGGAVILILIAVANEAAGRISVDRSEQSQNRGIAQEETYVRNAEAMEAMGMTPAARARWQADQSDALYWEGQTSRRVGTSTTLSHFIRLSMQVCFIGTGAYLVLSESITIGIMVASMILGMRGLAPFDGAVAAWRSWTSARNSFERLNRILLERKPRLPAPPARAKGMAVSVDRLVFAPPGSRNVLFKGFSFKVGAGQVVSVAGFNGVGKTALLKLLMGIWSPASGSVKLDDIEASKLDRAQIGPQIGYLAQNPFLFPGSIAENIARLGSADPREIVQAAELAGAHKFILDLPDGYDTKLDRGGTNLSGGQRQLIALAAALYGKPRLLLLDEPTTALDEGRMEYVTNLIDIVRRAGITAFIVSHEREVLKRADAIIALSGGQIRVVPVNAGGMQSAMPAMPGAPRPRGNDALPTPAAPPIPAAMREGDAGMATDGQMRITPQKMAVPNPELVRRRNPDAGMNQDGTRRKATGAQAAAGQKQEMRSTASGTMKVMRPIAPPSRADAGLDRGEGPRDVARRKQAEAQKLAARKQQKARLSREKTAREVARQQEAGQGVAAQGQVRSQPAAQSQSQSQSQSRQPRVKTGADGRPQLRVVEGSAGRRQGGTR